In Salvelinus sp. IW2-2015 linkage group LG23, ASM291031v2, whole genome shotgun sequence, a genomic segment contains:
- the LOC111950431 gene encoding protocadherin gamma-C5-like, protein MWTLVKIKIFPWLALWMFFLLWNTIEAQTRYTIPEELDVGSVVGNIAKDLGFDIAKISDRKLRIAPGAGKQYFAVDLGKGELIVNERIDRESLCGQSASCLLPLQVIIEDPLQFYRVEVEILDINDNSPLFMSGENTIKVPESTLSGVRFRLETAQDRDVGINYLRSYSLNKNDFFALNVKNNKDGTKVAELVLEKTVDREQQPVHNLILTAVDGGTPARSGTTHVTVMVIDINDNAPSFDQDLYEIQLSENAIPGTLVLTVRANDLDEGPNSKIEYSFESHTADSIQKLFVINEDTGAITLSDALDYEKSPSYKFDVCARDKGTPSMEAHSGVQVTIVDVNDNSPEITITSSPKPVREDAPVGTMVALISAKDLDSGENGQVSLRMSSDYPFKLNPSFADHYALVTHATLDREKYPEYRIELEASDSGSPALTSRER, encoded by the coding sequence ATGTGGACGCTAGTCAAGATTAAGATTTTTCCATGGCTGGCACTATGGATGTTCTTTCTCTTGTGGAATACAATAGAGGCGCAGACTCGATACACCATTCCCGAGGAACTGGACGTGGGCTCTGTTGTTGGAAATATAGCTAAGGACTTGGGCTTTGACATCGCTAAGATCTCTGATCGCAAACTGAGGATAGCCCCCGGGGCTGGTAAGCAATATTTCGCTGTGGATTTGGGAAAGGGCGAGCTCATTGTAAATGAacggatagacagagagagtctGTGCGGACAAAGCGCGAGTTGTTTGTTACCTCTGCAGGTTATCATTGAGGATCCACTTCAGTTTTATCGTGTTGAGGTGGAAATACTGGATATAAATGACAATTCTCCACTTTTCATGTCAGGCGAGAACACTATAAAAGTGCCCGAATCAACTCTATCTGGTGTTCGGTTTCGTTTGGAAACGGCACAGGACCGTGACGTCGGGATAAATTATTTGCGCTCATATTCTCTGAATAAAAATGACTTCTTTGCTTTGAACGTTAAAAACAATAAAGACGGCACAAAGGTTGCCGAGCTTGTTCTGGAAAAGACTGTTGACCGGGAACAGCAGCCGGTGCACAACCTAATCCTTACTGCGGTTGATGGAGGTACTCCGGCAAGATCTGGAACCACGCATGTTACTGTGATGGTGATAGACATAAACGACAATGCGCCTAGTTTTGACCAAGACTTGTATGAAATCCAACTGAGTGAAAATGCAATACCCGGGACATTAGTATTGACAGTTAGAGCCAACGACTTGGATGAAGGCCCGAACAGTAAAATAGAGTATTCATTCGAATCGCATACAGCAGATTCCATTCAAAAGCTATTTGTAATCAATGAAGACACAGGAGCTATTACTTTATCCGACGCATTAGATTACGAAAAAAGTCCTTCATATAAATTTGATGTATGCGCTAGAGACAAAGGCACGCCATCTATGGAGGCACACAGTGGTGTCCAGGTAACTATTGTAGATGTTAATGATAACTCACCTGAGATAACCATCACCTCCTCACCCAAACCCGTTAGAGAGGATGCCCCAGTAGGTACCATGGTAGCWCTAATTAGTGCAAAGGATTTGGACTCGGGAGAAAATGGTCAAGTTTCCCTTCGTATGTCTTCAGATTACCCTTTCAAATTAAACCCCTCATTTGCAGATCATTACGCACTAGTAACACATGCAACTTTAGACCGGGAGAAATATCCTGAATACCGTATTGAGCTTGAAGCATCGGACTCAGGGTCCCCAGCTTTGACCTCCAGAGAGAGATAG
- the LOC111950148 gene encoding protocadherin gamma-C5-like: protein MKKLSLKERTCLSDWRGLLQWLLCFCLSWNKTGAEIRYTVPEELSLGSVVGNIAKDLGLEVSEISFREMRIASVAGKQYFSVDLGKGELVVSDRIDRESLCGQSASCLLPLEVIIENPLQLHRVEVDIQDINDNAPHFQSSERTLKIAESTAPGMRFSLESAQDPDVGDNSLKSYTLSKNQHFSLKVKDIGDGRKVPELVLENALDRENKAAYQLLLTALDGGSPARSGTSQITVVVLDINDNNPVFEKSSYEVSLKENSQQGTSFLTVEAKDLDDGPNGEIEYSFGDHTAQSIKTLFDINPKTGEMYLNGMLDYENTPSHRIEIIAKDKGMPEMEGQCSVQIDIIDVNDNPPQITLTSTPSPVREDAPKGTVVALISARDPDSGDNGKVTLQIPPSYPFTLEPSISSHYALVTNGVLDREMFPEYSIEITATDAGSPPLTSKKTIPVRILDVNDNPPRFPDTAYTVYVNENNTPGYIICSVSALDMDIGDNAKISYSILDSKVQDVSVSSYIYINSDNGSIYSMHSFDYEN, encoded by the coding sequence ATGAAGAAATTGAGCTTGAAGGAGAGAACGTGCCTCAGTGATTGGAGGGGACTACTGCAATGGctgttgtgtttctgtttgtcttgGAATAAAACAGGAGCCGAGATTCGTTATACAGTTCCGGAGGAACTGAGCTTGGGATCCGTGGTTGGAAATATAGCAAAAGATCTGGGGTTGGAAGTATCAGAGATTTCGTTCCGTGAAATGAGGATAGCGTCTGTAGCTGGTAAGCAGTATTTCAGTGTGGATTTAGGTAAGGGCGAGCTAGTTGTCAGCGATAGAATTGACAGAGAAAGTCTGTGCGGACAAAGCGCCAGTTGCCTCTTGCCATTAGAAGTCATCATTGAGAACCCTCTGCAGCTTCACAGAGTGGAAGTTGACATTCAGGATATAAATGATAATGCTCCTCATTTTCAATCATCTGAGCGCACATTgaaaatagcagaatccactgcCCCAGGTATGCGATTTTCTTTGGAGAGCGCGCAGGATCCTGACGTTGGCGATAATTCTTTAAAATCTTACACTCTCAGCAAAAACCAACATTTCAGCTTGAAAGTAAAGGATATTGGTGATGGAAGAAAAGTGCCTGAACTAGTATTGGAGAACGCACTGGACCGAGAAAATAAGGCAGCATACCAACTGTTGTTGACAGCCTTGGATGGTGGCTCTCCAGCCAGATCTGGGACCTCGCAGATAAccgttgttgtccttgatataaatgataacaacccCGTATTCGAAAAATCGTCATATGAAGTGTCTCTAAAGGAAAATAGTCAACAAGGCACATCTTTCTTAACGGTTGAGGCAAAGGATTTGGACGATGGCCCAAATGGTGAGATTGAATATTCTTTCGGTGATCATACTGCACAGTCCATAAAGACTTTATTTGACATCAATCCAAAAACGGGGGAGATGTATTTAAATGGTATGCTGGATTACGAAAACACTCCCTCACACAGAATCGAGATTATTGCTAAAGATAAAGGCATGCCTGAAATGGAGGGACAGTGCAGCGTCCAGATTGATATCATAGACGTCAATGACAACCCTCCCCAAATTACCCTCACTTCTACACCAAGCCCAGTGCGTGAGGACGCACCCAAGGGGACTGTAGTGGCTTTGATTAGTGCACGGGACCCTGACTCTGGAGACAATGGAAAGGTGACACTACAAATCCCACCAAGCTATCCTTTTACATTGGAACCTTCCATCTCCAGTCATTACGCACTAGTCACCAATGGTGTTCTGGATCGTGAGATGTTCCCAGAGTACAGCATAGAGATAACGGCTACTGATGCGGGCTCCCCTCCGCTCACCAGCAAGAAAACCATCCCAGTCCGTATTCTGGATGTAAATGACAATCCACCTAGGTTTCCAGACACTGCGTACACTGTGTACGTCAATGAGAATAACACACCTGGTTATATTATATGCTCCGTGTCCGCATTGGATATGGATATTGGAGATAACGCCAAGATCTCCTATTCTATATTAGACTCTAAAGTACAAGACGTGTCTGTCTCGTCCTATATTTACATAAACTCAGATAACGGCAGCATCTACAGCATGCACTCGTTTGACTATGAGAACTGA